The following are encoded together in the Funiculus sociatus GB2-C1 genome:
- a CDS encoding methyltransferase domain-containing protein: MRLKRIFGFLVLCVGVSSVFIWRESQLAPVSQAEPAPLSEEVLAQKDVPYVPTPKEVVTKMLQLASVTKDDVVYDLGSGDGRLVIEAAKLGAKGVGVELNTRLVVESRENAISAGVRDRVRFIEQDLFKTDLTPATVITLYLLPKVNLQLRPTLLQLKPGTRLVSHQFDMREWKPDQTELVQVGSRPHLVYYWVVPAQVSGTWEWNMPTASGEERYKLQLTQEFQRVKGTLSIGDRIIKLTDAKLTGDRLSFKTVESVNGTEVTMQFDGKIQEDAIAGSVDLGGNQAQRRDWVAKRQS; this comes from the coding sequence ATGCGTTTGAAGCGAATCTTTGGCTTTTTGGTGTTGTGTGTGGGTGTTAGCAGCGTCTTCATCTGGAGAGAGAGCCAATTGGCACCCGTCTCGCAAGCTGAACCTGCACCACTGTCGGAGGAGGTTCTAGCACAGAAAGATGTGCCGTATGTGCCAACGCCTAAAGAGGTGGTAACAAAAATGTTGCAACTGGCGAGTGTTACCAAAGATGATGTCGTCTACGATCTCGGTTCTGGCGATGGAAGACTGGTTATCGAAGCGGCGAAACTCGGCGCGAAGGGTGTTGGTGTAGAGCTTAACACGCGGCTAGTTGTGGAGAGTAGGGAAAATGCTATATCGGCGGGTGTAAGAGATCGCGTCAGGTTTATTGAGCAAGATTTATTCAAAACTGACCTCACCCCAGCTACAGTAATCACACTTTACCTGTTGCCTAAAGTTAATTTGCAGCTGCGACCTACTTTACTCCAACTCAAACCGGGGACGCGCCTTGTCTCCCACCAGTTCGATATGAGGGAATGGAAACCGGATCAAACTGAACTGGTGCAGGTAGGTTCGCGTCCGCACCTGGTTTACTACTGGGTGGTTCCAGCACAAGTATCGGGAACTTGGGAATGGAATATGCCAACGGCTTCTGGTGAAGAACGTTACAAGCTGCAATTAACCCAAGAGTTCCAGCGAGTCAAGGGAACCCTAAGTATAGGCGATCGCATAATCAAGTTAACTGATGCCAAGTTAACAGGTGATCGTCTCAGCTTCAAGACCGTCGAGTCGGTGAATGGAACTGAGGTAACAATGCAGTTTGATGGGAAAATTCAGGAGGATGCGATCGCGGGTAGTGTCGATTTGGGTGGCAATCAAGCACAGCGCCGCGATTGGGTAGCTAAGCGTCAATCATAG